TCCGTCGCCCTGGTGGCGAAGTTCGTCGTCAGGCAGGCGCCCGGCTGCACCGTCTTCGCCCGCACACCGAACGGCGCGAGTTCGAGCGCGAGGGACGAGGTGAACCCCTCGATGGCCATCTTGCTCGCCTTGTAGACGGCGGAGAGCGGCATGTGGCCCAGCACCACGCTGGAGGTCACGTTGACCACCGTGCCGGAGCCGCGCTCGCGGAACTGGGGCAGCACCGCCTGCGTGGTGGCCATCACACCGAAGGTGTTGGTCTCGAACACCTCCCGTACCTGGGCCATGGGGGTGCCCTCGAACACGCTGATCGAGGGGACGCCGGCATTGTTGACCAGAACGTCGACGGGTCCCGCCGCCTCGATCGCGGCGGTGATGCTCGCGGGCTCGGTCACGTCGAGTCCGACGACGCGGAGCCGGTCCGACTCGGGCAGGACGCCCGCTCGGGGGGTGCGCATCGTGGCGATGACGTTCCACCCCTGCGCGGCGAAGTGGAGGGCGGTCTCCCGGCCGTATCCGGACGACGTACCCGTGATCAGAACGGTCTTCATGCTGTGCCCTTCGGCGATGGGACGGGATCTGCGGAGAACAGGCACTTTCCAGCCCCGCAGAAGAACTGACAATCCCATTGAATCGCTCTGACCTGCGAAAATAGCAGAACTATCCTCGCACGCCCTTGCATAATCCTCCTCCGTGGTCGCATCGCCGCTCAGGGCAGGACACCGGCGGGGGCGCGCACGGCATCGCGCAGGCGGGCGGCGTCCCGGCTGG
The sequence above is a segment of the Streptomyces griseoviridis genome. Coding sequences within it:
- a CDS encoding SDR family oxidoreductase, with the translated sequence MKTVLITGTSSGYGRETALHFAAQGWNVIATMRTPRAGVLPESDRLRVVGLDVTEPASITAAIEAAGPVDVLVNNAGVPSISVFEGTPMAQVREVFETNTFGVMATTQAVLPQFRERGSGTVVNVTSSVVLGHMPLSAVYKASKMAIEGFTSSLALELAPFGVRAKTVQPGACLTTNFATRATDGASLDELVPAPYAPWAKKAMDSFTGQDLFTKETDVAEAVWRAVHDTTGQLRFPAGPDAVRLAQAK